From Pseudoalteromonas rubra, one genomic window encodes:
- a CDS encoding HAD family hydrolase: MMGLKAILFDFDGTLVDSEALHFHSWLRVLAPFGVEYSELAFCDEFSGVPTLKTAEILLERHKLSSTAQALCDDKNRFFVDTAATMQPRLMPYACEILNYASAHCKLALVTGSTRAEAIPVLNHYGLQHFFDCIVTKDDVVQPKPHPEPYQQALSALQVEPENAIALEDSTTGLSSGSAAGLKVLVIPNEHSAKQDFSQAAWQVQSLRSAQTVIDELLAQG, translated from the coding sequence ATGATGGGTTTAAAGGCAATCTTGTTTGATTTTGATGGGACGCTGGTGGATTCTGAAGCGCTCCATTTTCACAGCTGGCTGCGTGTGCTGGCACCGTTTGGTGTTGAGTATAGCGAGCTGGCTTTTTGTGATGAGTTTTCTGGCGTACCCACGCTAAAAACTGCTGAGATACTCCTTGAACGTCACAAACTGTCCAGCACAGCGCAGGCGTTATGTGACGATAAAAACCGGTTTTTTGTTGACACCGCAGCGACGATGCAGCCAAGGCTTATGCCTTATGCATGTGAGATCTTAAATTATGCGTCAGCGCACTGTAAGTTAGCACTGGTGACGGGGAGTACCCGCGCCGAAGCGATCCCGGTGTTGAATCACTACGGGTTGCAGCATTTCTTCGATTGTATTGTCACTAAAGATGATGTGGTTCAGCCAAAACCCCATCCTGAGCCATATCAACAGGCACTGTCCGCATTGCAGGTTGAGCCAGAAAACGCCATTGCGCTGGAAGACAGTACAACCGGGCTGAGCTCAGGTAGTGCCGCAGGTTTGAAGGTACTGGTGATCCCCAACGAGCATTCAGCAAAACAGGACTTTTCTCAGGCTGCCTGGCAAGTGCAATCGCTGCGCTCGGCGCAGACTGTAATTGACGAGCTGCTCGCACAAGGTTAG
- the sixA gene encoding phosphohistidine phosphatase SixA — MKTILIMRHGEAGPMQANDAARILTSRGHAQAAEMGQWLAEHYPPQAVLVSPYIRAQQTAQAVLQSNPVSFEETCQDIVPSGNAAVAIDYLETLISMHDTIDTWLVVAHMPIVSYLVDQLVPGDMPIFATAAVAVIQYDPETLKSELVKLATPAT; from the coding sequence ATGAAAACAATTCTTATCATGCGCCATGGCGAAGCGGGTCCTATGCAGGCCAACGATGCGGCCAGAATACTGACTTCACGCGGGCACGCTCAGGCTGCTGAAATGGGTCAATGGTTAGCTGAACATTATCCGCCACAGGCTGTACTAGTGAGTCCCTATATCAGAGCGCAACAGACAGCCCAGGCGGTCCTGCAAAGCAACCCTGTATCATTTGAAGAGACATGCCAGGATATTGTGCCCAGTGGTAATGCTGCTGTCGCTATCGATTACCTTGAAACCTTAATCAGTATGCATGACACCATAGACACCTGGCTGGTTGTTGCGCATATGCCGATAGTCAGTTATTTGGTTGACCAATTGGTGCCGGGTGACATGCCGATATTTGCAACGGCTGCCGTTGCGGTGATCCAGTATGACCCCGAAACGCTGAAAAGCGAACTGGTTAAGCTCGCCACACCAGCGACCTGA
- the yegD gene encoding molecular chaperone, giving the protein MIAGFDYGSSNCAIGVMHQGDVTLVPLEQGKPYLPSTLYALHNSLVSEYVAHNLAGSAFAADYQAVRKPLLGSAAMARRELDLAPDEQGVFVGQQAIEEYIAFPEEGYFVKSPKSFFGAVGLKPAQLAFFEDIATTMIMELKSRAERHLEQPLSQTVIGRPVNFQAIGGEDSNRQAIDILTTAAKRAGFKDVSFLYEPLAAGIDYESRLTQDQKVLVVDIGGGTSDCSFVQMGPGFRAKADRSDDFLAHTGKRIGGNDLDIALAFHTLMPVCGLGSQFTSGLPLPNPLFWQACKINDIQMQSDFYSAQMARELTGMLRDVCEPEKLKRLLKIQRSKMTHQFVRQGELAKIALSDQDSHTAILDFLDSELSVDIGAQTMAESVASCLEQAAVLAEQAIAEAGTRPDVIYLTGGSAQSPLLKLALQQRLGDIPMVNGDNFGSVTAGLTKWASQLYR; this is encoded by the coding sequence ATGATAGCAGGATTTGATTACGGTAGTTCTAATTGCGCAATCGGTGTGATGCACCAAGGCGATGTAACACTGGTGCCTCTGGAACAGGGCAAACCTTACCTGCCGTCGACACTATACGCGTTACACAACAGCCTGGTGAGTGAGTATGTCGCACACAATCTGGCGGGCTCAGCATTTGCAGCGGACTATCAGGCAGTGCGTAAGCCTTTGTTAGGCAGTGCAGCTATGGCACGGCGTGAGCTTGACCTGGCGCCTGACGAGCAAGGGGTGTTTGTTGGCCAGCAAGCCATAGAAGAATACATCGCGTTTCCGGAAGAAGGGTACTTCGTGAAGTCGCCCAAGTCTTTTTTTGGTGCCGTCGGCCTGAAACCGGCTCAGCTGGCATTTTTCGAAGACATTGCAACAACCATGATCATGGAGCTAAAAAGCCGTGCTGAGCGTCACCTGGAGCAGCCGCTCAGTCAAACGGTCATTGGTCGGCCGGTCAACTTCCAGGCCATTGGGGGTGAGGACAGCAACCGCCAGGCGATAGATATTTTGACGACCGCCGCGAAGCGCGCCGGGTTTAAAGACGTTTCTTTTTTGTATGAGCCTCTGGCTGCGGGTATTGATTATGAGTCCCGTTTGACCCAGGACCAGAAAGTGCTGGTGGTGGATATTGGTGGTGGTACCAGTGACTGCTCTTTTGTGCAGATGGGACCGGGGTTTCGTGCTAAGGCGGATCGCAGTGATGACTTTCTGGCCCACACCGGTAAGCGAATAGGCGGGAATGATCTCGATATCGCACTGGCATTTCACACCTTGATGCCAGTATGTGGGCTGGGCAGCCAGTTTACATCTGGTTTGCCCTTGCCCAACCCTTTGTTCTGGCAGGCATGTAAAATTAATGACATTCAGATGCAAAGTGACTTCTACAGTGCGCAAATGGCGCGCGAGCTGACCGGTATGTTGAGAGATGTCTGTGAGCCGGAAAAACTTAAGCGATTGTTAAAGATCCAGCGCAGCAAGATGACACATCAATTCGTACGTCAGGGCGAGCTGGCAAAAATTGCTCTGTCTGATCAGGATTCACATACGGCAATACTGGACTTTCTGGATAGCGAGCTGAGTGTCGATATTGGTGCGCAGACTATGGCTGAGTCGGTGGCAAGCTGTCTAGAGCAAGCCGCGGTGCTGGCTGAGCAGGCAATCGCTGAGGCAGGCACGCGTCCCGATGTGATTTATCTGACAGGCGGGAGTGCTCAGTCTCCGCTGTTAAAATTGGCACTACAGCAACGCCTGGGCGATATCCCTATGGTTAATGGCGATAATTTTGGTAGTGTTACCGCCGGTCTGACCAAGTGGGCGAGTCAATTATACCGCTAG
- a CDS encoding insulinase family protein codes for MKLSNNDKRNYRHLTLDNGLKVLLVEDTSSNKAAASLAINVGHFDDPQSRQGMAHFVEHMLFLGTQGFPVRSEFSQFVSHAGGQSNAWTGTEHSCYFFDCRAALFAEALQRFSEFFYAPLFSEEALQDERNAIDSEFNLKVKDDNRRIIQVHKETVNPAHPFAKFSVGNHNTLADHSGDFKQEIEAFFAAHYQAQWMTLVLAGPHPLDELAELARRNFAPVTGHNIPKPAIQVPLYRQQDLGLLLHIEPRKHMQKLIVSFAMPDVERLYKFKSLSFLAHLLGYEGDGSLYAILKKNGWINALSAGGGADGSNFKDFNISFALTDEGIEYYEDIVEMLFEYISLIREQIAALPALYEDKKRLLELAFENQEPSKLLDWVSALSINMHHYDDEDTLYGDYCMSAFNHALHEELMELLSPHNMRLILIHPNITCESDATRKVAQWYNTPYQVERINTEWLQTLEHITTPLPEMRLPAANPYLAFENRLYDIEPGRKTPTLLTDRPGFAFWFKQDTRFRVTKGHFYLEIDSLCSVENHKSMAMTRLFADLFMDSVAEQFYAAELAGLSYHLSSHQGGLTLQTAGLSASQLKLVLQLVEALLKQPISATRFAEYKKQLIRHWKNHNKSKPVSELFSLLGAHLMPWNPTPEQLAKALKNISFNEFCLFRDNFFKEIHIKAFMHGNWQLDHALDMQKQLHALFAYSEILDDLKKPLNLVTSNQHVQIEKSGAEHAFVEYIQAPTSSVDDKVKVMAFNQLVSQDYFESLRTQQQLGYLVGAGYAPFNTRAGIAFYVQSSGYDSATLLQRHHQYLADLIVQLDSYEATQWAQVKAALHAQIAEKDKNLRLRSQRLWIAIGTDDHAFSMQEKLIAALEALTFDDLKQYIVKLICEDFAKITLRCN; via the coding sequence TTGAAACTGAGCAATAATGATAAAAGAAATTATCGTCACCTGACACTGGACAATGGTCTAAAAGTGCTTCTTGTCGAAGATACATCAAGTAATAAGGCAGCAGCCTCGCTCGCAATTAACGTCGGCCATTTTGACGATCCGCAAAGCCGTCAGGGCATGGCACACTTTGTTGAACATATGTTGTTTCTCGGTACTCAGGGCTTTCCTGTACGCAGTGAATTTTCTCAGTTTGTCAGTCACGCCGGTGGACAAAGTAATGCCTGGACAGGCACCGAACACAGTTGCTACTTTTTTGATTGCCGTGCAGCACTGTTTGCTGAGGCTTTGCAACGATTCAGCGAGTTCTTTTACGCGCCGCTGTTTAGTGAAGAGGCATTACAGGACGAACGCAACGCCATTGACTCAGAATTTAATCTGAAGGTCAAAGATGATAACCGCAGAATCATTCAGGTACACAAAGAAACCGTTAATCCGGCCCACCCTTTTGCCAAGTTTTCAGTCGGAAATCACAACACCCTGGCAGATCACAGCGGTGATTTTAAACAAGAAATTGAAGCGTTTTTTGCCGCTCATTATCAGGCACAGTGGATGACACTCGTGCTGGCTGGGCCGCACCCTTTAGATGAGCTGGCTGAGCTGGCACGTCGCAACTTTGCGCCAGTAACCGGTCACAATATTCCCAAACCGGCTATTCAGGTTCCTTTATACCGCCAGCAGGACCTGGGATTGTTGCTCCACATTGAACCGCGCAAGCACATGCAAAAGCTGATTGTCAGCTTTGCTATGCCCGATGTAGAGCGACTTTATAAATTCAAAAGCCTGAGCTTTCTGGCACACCTGCTGGGCTATGAGGGCGACGGCTCGCTCTATGCAATCTTAAAGAAAAATGGTTGGATCAACGCCCTGTCTGCAGGCGGTGGCGCAGACGGCAGTAATTTTAAAGACTTTAATATCAGTTTCGCGCTGACTGACGAGGGCATTGAATACTACGAGGATATCGTAGAAATGCTGTTCGAGTACATCAGCCTGATCCGTGAACAAATTGCTGCTTTACCTGCACTCTATGAAGATAAAAAGCGCCTGCTTGAACTGGCATTCGAAAATCAGGAGCCCAGCAAACTACTCGACTGGGTTAGCGCGCTGAGTATCAATATGCACCATTACGACGACGAAGACACACTCTATGGTGACTATTGCATGAGTGCCTTCAATCATGCACTGCATGAAGAACTGATGGAGCTGCTATCGCCGCACAACATGCGCCTGATCCTGATCCACCCCAATATTACGTGCGAGAGCGATGCCACCCGCAAGGTGGCGCAATGGTACAATACACCCTACCAGGTAGAGCGTATCAATACGGAGTGGTTACAAACGCTCGAACACATAACAACGCCCCTGCCCGAAATGCGCTTGCCTGCTGCGAACCCTTACCTGGCGTTCGAAAACCGCCTGTATGACATAGAGCCTGGGCGTAAAACGCCCACCCTGCTCACAGACAGACCTGGGTTTGCCTTTTGGTTCAAACAGGATACCCGCTTTCGGGTTACCAAAGGTCACTTTTATTTAGAGATAGACTCTCTTTGTTCGGTCGAGAACCACAAGAGTATGGCCATGACCCGGCTGTTCGCTGATTTGTTTATGGACAGCGTTGCTGAGCAATTTTACGCAGCGGAGCTGGCCGGATTGAGCTATCACCTCAGCTCCCATCAGGGCGGCTTAACTTTACAAACCGCAGGTCTGTCTGCCAGCCAGCTCAAACTGGTGCTGCAACTCGTCGAAGCGCTGCTTAAACAACCGATCAGCGCCACCCGCTTTGCGGAATACAAAAAACAACTGATCCGACACTGGAAAAACCACAACAAAAGTAAACCGGTCAGCGAGTTGTTCAGTTTATTGGGAGCCCATCTGATGCCCTGGAACCCAACACCAGAACAACTGGCCAAAGCGCTCAAAAATATCAGCTTCAATGAGTTTTGCCTGTTTCGGGACAACTTCTTCAAGGAAATCCACATTAAGGCCTTTATGCACGGCAACTGGCAGCTGGATCATGCGCTCGATATGCAAAAACAACTGCATGCCTTATTTGCCTACAGCGAAATTCTGGACGACCTGAAAAAGCCACTCAACCTGGTCACGTCAAATCAACACGTGCAAATCGAAAAATCCGGTGCGGAACATGCTTTTGTTGAATACATTCAAGCACCGACAAGCAGCGTGGATGACAAAGTCAAAGTCATGGCCTTTAACCAGTTAGTCAGTCAGGATTACTTTGAGTCTTTGCGCACACAGCAACAGCTTGGCTATCTGGTTGGTGCAGGCTATGCGCCCTTTAATACCCGCGCCGGTATCGCGTTTTATGTACAGTCGTCCGGTTATGACAGCGCCACTTTACTGCAACGTCATCACCAATATCTGGCGGACTTAATTGTCCAGCTGGATAGCTATGAGGCCACCCAATGGGCACAAGTAAAAGCGGCATTGCACGCCCAAATTGCAGAAAAGGACAAGAACCTGAGGTTGCGCTCTCAACGTTTGTGGATAGCCATTGGCACTGACGATCACGCCTTTTCAATGCAGGAAAAACTCATTGCAGCACTTGAGGCGCTCACGTTTGATGACCTGAAACAGTATATCGTTAAGCTGATTTGTGAAGACTTTGCGAAAATTACGCTCAGGTGTAATTAA
- a CDS encoding DNA ligase, which produces MNIQLTGWLLACLCYLQMACASSAPGVQLAKVYQAQQPVSHYLVSEKFDGVRAVWNGKQLLTRTGQVIHAPAWFTSELPDMLLDGELWAGYHNFEFVSAVVRRHQASEQDWRQIHYLIFDAPSVAMPFAQRYDLYSQLINQLAQLHVRAIPQYRFTTKAELDEFFEQVLARGGEGVMLHEHQAQHLAGRSSAILKYKPYFDAEAEVLEHLPGKGKYQGMMGAIRVKTPQGIVFKIGSGFTEEQRREPPPIGSQVTYRYQGVTKFGKPRFARFLRVRQPL; this is translated from the coding sequence ATGAACATTCAACTGACAGGTTGGCTGTTGGCCTGCCTGTGTTATCTGCAAATGGCCTGTGCAAGTTCAGCCCCCGGTGTGCAATTGGCCAAAGTGTATCAGGCACAGCAGCCGGTCTCTCATTATCTGGTAAGCGAAAAATTTGATGGCGTCAGAGCAGTGTGGAATGGTAAGCAGCTGCTTACCCGAACGGGTCAGGTGATCCATGCACCCGCCTGGTTTACCTCTGAATTGCCAGATATGCTACTGGACGGAGAGCTGTGGGCTGGCTATCACAACTTTGAGTTTGTCAGTGCTGTGGTGCGGCGTCATCAGGCATCCGAGCAGGACTGGCGGCAAATACATTATCTGATTTTTGATGCGCCCAGCGTGGCCATGCCCTTTGCACAGCGGTATGACCTCTATTCTCAGCTTATCAATCAGCTGGCACAGCTTCATGTTCGCGCGATACCTCAGTATCGGTTTACAACCAAGGCTGAGCTGGATGAGTTTTTTGAGCAAGTACTGGCACGCGGTGGTGAAGGGGTTATGCTGCATGAACATCAGGCACAGCATCTGGCTGGTCGCAGTTCGGCCATTCTAAAGTACAAACCTTATTTCGACGCCGAAGCTGAGGTCTTAGAACATTTGCCCGGCAAAGGTAAATATCAGGGCATGATGGGTGCAATCCGGGTTAAAACGCCACAGGGCATTGTCTTTAAAATTGGTTCGGGGTTCACGGAAGAGCAGCGTCGTGAGCCTCCCCCAATTGGCAGTCAGGTGACCTACCGATATCAGGGCGTCACAAAATTTGGTAAACCGCGATTTGCCCGCTTTTTACGTGTCAGGCAACCTCTTTAA
- a CDS encoding TonB-dependent receptor — translation MKAMKRSTLATLINATLFSAVAGTSFTTLAEEAQAKSNQLEVIQITARKRVENAQEVPVSVSALQGDNLDAYSSAGMDIRFMNAKIPSLSVESSFGRTFPRFYVRGLGNTDFDLNASQPVSLVVDEVVQENPILKGFPVFDIERIEVLRGPQGTLFGRNTPAGLVKFDSVKPSQEFDGYAAVSYGSNSSIDFEGAAGTGITDKLSTRVSLLVQDKPDYIDVKAPGFEKEDSLGGYNEKAARVQFLYEGDDFTGLLNYHVRDLEGRPIPFRANLIEKGSNNINPLYDNDVVYQDAASRATQQVDTQGLSLKLEWDLKEHTITSITGWESAEIYSRADVDGGYGNNFAPTMGPGFIPFSSETADAIPEHDQYTQELRLSSNFSGDFNYQVGLFLFEEDLTIESFSFDTGVYDEAAGSYGLQNGYAVQEQETSAWAVFGSFDYSVSEQLDVTLGLRYSDDEKDFYAKRTDNPTPWNGSPDFLEGRANPSDSHVSWDLSATYKLTDDVNLFGRLANGFRAPSVQGRILFGDVVTVAESETTNSIEFGVKSDVLDGQGRVNATVFYFQMDDQQLTAVGGGSNFNRLINADKTTGYGFELDTEWVLTDELNATFNLSYNKTELDDDTLAVAVCAQCTVTDPTYMVDGPNGPEARAILDGNSLPHAPEWISNATLRYTTELENGEFFVYTDLSYRSEIDFFLYESVEFTGEALFEAGVRAGYAWNSGDNDYEVSAFVRNLFDEQVVIGGVDFNNNTGMLNEERFVGAEFKVKFF, via the coding sequence ATGAAAGCAATGAAAAGATCTACGTTAGCAACTTTAATCAATGCGACGTTGTTCTCTGCTGTAGCAGGTACTTCATTCACTACGCTTGCAGAAGAAGCGCAAGCCAAAAGTAATCAACTGGAAGTGATCCAAATCACCGCGCGTAAGCGTGTTGAGAACGCACAAGAAGTGCCAGTTTCTGTGTCTGCTTTGCAGGGCGATAACTTGGACGCATACAGCTCAGCTGGTATGGATATCCGCTTTATGAATGCGAAGATCCCGAGCCTTTCGGTTGAATCTTCATTCGGACGTACATTTCCACGCTTTTATGTTCGTGGTCTGGGTAACACCGACTTCGATCTGAACGCGTCTCAGCCGGTGTCTCTGGTTGTTGACGAAGTTGTTCAGGAAAACCCTATTCTTAAAGGCTTCCCTGTATTTGATATCGAGCGCATCGAAGTATTGCGTGGTCCTCAGGGAACCCTGTTCGGTCGTAACACCCCTGCGGGTCTGGTTAAGTTCGACAGCGTTAAGCCAAGCCAGGAATTCGACGGGTATGCCGCGGTTTCTTACGGCAGCAACAGCTCAATTGACTTTGAAGGTGCGGCCGGTACAGGTATTACCGACAAACTTTCAACACGTGTATCTCTGTTAGTACAAGATAAGCCAGACTACATTGATGTAAAAGCACCAGGGTTCGAGAAAGAAGACTCACTGGGTGGCTACAATGAAAAAGCGGCACGTGTACAGTTCTTATATGAAGGTGATGACTTCACCGGTTTGCTGAATTACCACGTACGTGATTTGGAAGGTCGTCCGATCCCGTTCCGTGCGAACCTGATTGAAAAAGGTTCGAACAACATTAACCCGTTGTACGATAACGATGTGGTTTATCAAGATGCCGCGTCTCGTGCTACTCAACAAGTAGACACGCAGGGTCTGAGCCTGAAGCTGGAATGGGACCTCAAAGAGCACACCATTACTTCAATCACCGGCTGGGAAAGCGCTGAGATTTACTCGCGTGCAGACGTTGATGGTGGATACGGTAATAACTTTGCACCGACCATGGGTCCTGGTTTCATTCCATTCTCTTCTGAAACGGCTGATGCCATTCCGGAGCATGACCAGTATACGCAAGAGCTTCGCCTTTCAAGCAACTTCTCTGGTGACTTCAACTATCAGGTTGGTTTGTTCCTGTTTGAAGAAGATCTGACTATCGAGAGCTTCAGCTTTGACACTGGTGTATACGACGAAGCAGCTGGTAGCTATGGCCTGCAAAATGGTTACGCTGTGCAGGAGCAGGAGACGTCTGCATGGGCTGTGTTCGGTTCTTTCGATTACAGTGTGTCAGAGCAGCTGGACGTGACTCTGGGCTTACGTTACTCAGACGACGAAAAAGATTTTTACGCAAAAAGAACAGACAACCCAACACCTTGGAACGGCTCGCCTGACTTCCTGGAAGGTCGTGCGAACCCAAGTGACAGCCACGTGAGCTGGGACCTGAGTGCAACTTATAAACTGACTGATGACGTTAACCTGTTTGGTCGTTTGGCTAATGGTTTCCGTGCACCGAGTGTTCAGGGTCGTATTTTGTTCGGTGACGTTGTAACAGTTGCTGAGTCAGAAACCACGAACTCAATTGAATTCGGTGTCAAGTCAGACGTTCTGGATGGCCAGGGTCGTGTTAACGCAACCGTGTTTTACTTCCAGATGGATGACCAACAGCTGACTGCTGTAGGTGGTGGCTCTAACTTTAACCGTCTTATCAACGCTGATAAAACTACCGGCTATGGCTTTGAGTTAGATACTGAGTGGGTACTGACGGATGAGTTGAATGCGACGTTTAACCTGAGTTATAACAAAACCGAACTAGACGACGATACGCTTGCAGTTGCAGTGTGTGCGCAGTGTACAGTGACTGATCCAACCTACATGGTTGACGGGCCAAATGGCCCTGAAGCGCGCGCAATTTTGGATGGCAACAGCCTGCCGCACGCGCCAGAGTGGATCTCCAACGCGACATTGCGTTACACCACAGAACTGGAAAACGGTGAGTTCTTTGTATACACCGATTTGTCATACCGCAGCGAAATCGACTTCTTCCTGTATGAGTCAGTAGAGTTCACTGGTGAAGCACTATTTGAAGCCGGTGTGCGTGCGGGTTACGCGTGGAACTCGGGCGACAACGACTATGAAGTTTCTGCCTTCGTACGTAACCTGTTTGATGAGCAGGTGGTTATCGGTGGTGTAGACTTCAACAACAACACAGGCATGCTGAACGAAGAGCGCTTTGTGGGTGCTGAGTTCAAAGTGAAATTCTTTTAA
- a CDS encoding sensor domain-containing protein has translation MTKTTIIKTITSVLLLLAWPTMSAPLPAGIMQNHSSTLLVLVGFVTAATLLYLVILNRRTKLSLRALKHSEQRLKSTVEGSGDTLWDWNIRSGEITRINDKFMLDTTPGTHLIPNASQIHPQDLPLVEKQLKLHFAEKTAFFEATYRVKNSLEQYHWVLDKGKIIEKDDNLNPLRMTGTIRDINHLKSTEERLNLFAKCVESLTDAIAIYDHTFRLVDLNPSYIRIFGGVREQYINTEFKLPGYDGQFINQIKAALRKSEHWQEELKLYDQTGTMLPIEISIDEIKNNHGHITNYVVVFSDLTERKKAESQLHNLSNRDRTTGLPNRNLFFTNLKKLVDQKRDHALLVFDLDNFKKINDSLGHQLGDSLLAKLAMRLNKLCRQQDTFYRLGGDEFALVMSGTNDIHTISKAAKQFLAVIATPFKMANHELVITSSVGIVLFPEDGSTPEILLKNADTAMYHAKQKGNHYLFFNDSMNEQAVKRLQIENLMRFGLKEDHFVVYYQPKMDIASGALVGMEALVRFITPKKGVISPGLFIPIAEETGQIVEIGEVVLDKACKDVKRWVDMGLFNGRVAVNLSARQFSLPDLTARIDLILQKNQLPSYFLELEITEGTVMDDPQEAISIMRSLSSRGIHLAMDDFGTGYSSLAYLKQFPLNTLKVDKAFVDDMNTERGCNMVDSIVTIAHNLGLHVVAEGVEQEQQLHQLQRLNCQTIQGYYYAKPLSAEEFEQFLRAQQSDKPTLQLVN, from the coding sequence ATGACGAAAACAACAATTATAAAAACAATTACATCTGTTTTGTTGCTTCTGGCCTGGCCGACAATGAGTGCGCCCCTGCCAGCAGGCATTATGCAAAATCATTCTTCGACACTGCTCGTTTTGGTGGGCTTTGTCACAGCCGCCACTTTGCTCTACCTGGTCATCTTAAATCGCCGAACCAAACTCTCACTGAGGGCACTCAAGCATTCAGAGCAACGCCTCAAAAGCACCGTAGAAGGCAGCGGAGACACACTTTGGGACTGGAATATCCGCAGTGGTGAGATCACTCGTATTAACGATAAGTTTATGTTGGATACAACACCAGGCACCCACCTGATCCCCAACGCCAGCCAGATACACCCTCAGGATCTCCCCCTGGTAGAAAAACAACTGAAACTTCACTTTGCAGAGAAAACCGCTTTTTTTGAAGCCACTTATCGGGTCAAAAACAGCCTGGAACAGTATCACTGGGTGCTGGACAAAGGCAAAATCATAGAAAAAGATGACAATCTCAATCCACTGAGGATGACAGGCACTATTCGCGATATTAACCACCTAAAGAGTACCGAAGAGCGCCTGAACCTGTTTGCTAAATGTGTCGAGTCTCTGACCGATGCCATTGCTATCTACGATCATACCTTCCGTCTGGTTGACCTGAATCCGAGCTATATTCGAATCTTTGGAGGTGTGCGTGAACAGTATATCAATACCGAGTTTAAGCTCCCCGGATATGATGGCCAGTTCATCAATCAAATCAAAGCCGCTTTAAGAAAAAGCGAGCACTGGCAGGAAGAGCTGAAACTCTATGACCAGACTGGCACTATGCTGCCAATCGAAATTTCTATTGATGAAATTAAAAATAACCATGGCCATATTACCAATTACGTAGTGGTATTCTCTGATCTGACCGAACGCAAAAAAGCAGAATCACAACTACACAACTTGTCGAATCGAGACCGCACTACGGGCCTGCCCAACCGAAATCTCTTCTTTACCAATCTGAAGAAGCTCGTCGACCAAAAACGCGATCACGCTTTGCTGGTCTTTGACCTCGATAACTTTAAGAAGATTAATGACTCTCTTGGCCATCAACTGGGAGACAGCCTGCTTGCTAAGCTCGCCATGCGCCTCAATAAACTGTGTCGTCAGCAAGATACATTTTACCGCCTGGGTGGCGATGAGTTTGCACTGGTGATGTCGGGTACAAACGACATTCACACCATCAGTAAAGCCGCAAAACAGTTTCTGGCGGTTATTGCCACCCCCTTTAAAATGGCCAACCACGAACTGGTGATCACCTCATCCGTAGGCATTGTGCTATTCCCGGAAGATGGCAGCACACCGGAGATTTTGCTGAAAAATGCAGACACGGCCATGTATCATGCTAAGCAAAAAGGCAACCACTACCTGTTCTTCAATGACTCGATGAATGAACAAGCGGTTAAGCGTCTGCAAATTGAAAACCTGATGCGGTTCGGTTTAAAAGAAGATCACTTTGTCGTTTACTATCAACCCAAAATGGACATTGCCAGTGGCGCATTGGTTGGTATGGAAGCCCTTGTCCGCTTCATCACACCGAAAAAAGGCGTGATCAGCCCGGGCTTGTTTATTCCCATCGCAGAAGAGACAGGTCAGATTGTCGAGATCGGTGAAGTGGTGCTGGACAAGGCCTGTAAAGACGTTAAACGCTGGGTTGATATGGGGCTATTTAACGGCCGGGTTGCCGTTAACCTGTCAGCCCGACAGTTTAGCTTACCCGACCTCACCGCCCGGATAGATCTCATCTTGCAAAAGAATCAACTTCCTTCTTATTTTCTCGAACTAGAAATTACTGAAGGCACTGTTATGGATGATCCACAAGAAGCAATTTCAATTATGCGCTCTTTAAGTTCTCGCGGGATCCATCTGGCCATGGATGATTTTGGTACCGGCTACTCCTCACTCGCTTACCTGAAACAGTTTCCACTGAATACCCTCAAGGTAGACAAAGCATTTGTGGACGATATGAATACAGAACGTGGCTGTAATATGGTGGACTCCATTGTCACGATCGCACATAACCTGGGTCTGCACGTTGTCGCTGAAGGCGTTGAGCAGGAGCAGCAGCTGCATCAGTTACAACGCCTGAACTGCCAGACCATTCAGGGCTATTACTACGCTAAACCGCTCTCGGCTGAAGAGTTCGAGCAATTCCTGCGTGCACAGCAGTCTGACAAGCCCACACTGCAGCTGGTAAACTGA
- a CDS encoding MmcQ/YjbR family DNA-binding protein yields the protein MDQKFVHEYLQAKPGTFITKPFAQDVDVYKVQHKMFATLYEGKEGQLGENGEPVWWLNLKCDPDEALLLRDKYAAIVPGYHMNKRLWNTIVLDGSIPEEEIKRMIDDSYQIVVDNLPSAQRAELDRLTQS from the coding sequence ATGGATCAGAAATTCGTACATGAGTATTTACAGGCTAAGCCTGGGACCTTTATCACAAAACCGTTTGCACAGGACGTGGACGTTTACAAGGTGCAGCACAAGATGTTTGCCACCTTATATGAAGGGAAAGAGGGTCAATTGGGTGAAAATGGTGAGCCAGTTTGGTGGCTTAACCTAAAATGTGATCCAGATGAAGCACTTTTGTTACGCGACAAGTACGCTGCAATTGTGCCTGGTTACCACATGAATAAACGATTATGGAACACCATCGTACTTGATGGCAGCATCCCGGAAGAAGAAATCAAACGCATGATTGATGATTCGTATCAGATTGTGGTTGATAACTTACCCAGCGCGCAACGCGCAGAGCTTGATCGCCTCACTCAGTCATAG